A single Methanocaldococcus bathoardescens DNA region contains:
- a CDS encoding DUF2507 domain-containing protein, with protein sequence MGDINKMALNKLKEILKELNKLPGIIGSAIIKKDGEIVAKDMPDYINDDFMNMLSTIEGFIENMLSNSNDIAPNEVIIRGKHENIIAVNIGDVILVVMSNLRANLNNILEIIDDFSDDIKNYCNMLFENTLEFPIKQILSMGGRKRFGRDVDISIFRILRFINLRKYIGVDNETLMYYFGKELCRNLKFNNFDELSDFYEKYKLGEIQMISENPIKIRIYDCVSCAGMLNVGKPLCHFEAGFLSGYMENTFNKKSYVIETHCWGLGNEFCQFEIKLINKPKK encoded by the coding sequence ATGGGTGATATAAATAAAATGGCATTAAATAAATTAAAAGAAATATTAAAAGAATTGAATAAACTTCCTGGAATTATAGGTTCGGCAATAATAAAAAAAGATGGTGAAATTGTCGCAAAGGACATGCCCGATTATATTAACGATGATTTTATGAATATGCTATCTACTATAGAAGGGTTTATAGAAAATATGTTATCTAATAGCAATGATATTGCACCAAATGAAGTGATAATCAGAGGGAAACATGAAAATATAATAGCAGTTAATATAGGGGATGTTATTTTGGTAGTTATGTCAAATTTAAGAGCAAATTTAAATAACATCTTAGAAATTATTGATGATTTTTCAGATGATATAAAGAATTATTGTAATATGTTATTTGAAAATACCTTAGAATTCCCAATTAAGCAGATTCTCTCAATGGGAGGAAGAAAAAGGTTTGGGAGGGATGTAGACATATCAATATTTAGGATTCTTAGATTTATAAATTTAAGAAAATATATTGGTGTGGATAATGAAACACTGATGTATTATTTTGGTAAAGAACTATGTAGAAATTTAAAATTTAATAATTTTGATGAATTGAGTGATTTTTACGAAAAATATAAACTTGGAGAAATTCAAATGATTAGTGAAAACCCTATAAAAATAAGGATATATGATTGTGTAAGTTGCGCTGGAATGCTGAATGTTGGAAAACCATTATGTCATTTTGAAGCAGGATTTTTATCTGGTTATATGGAAAATACATTTAACAAAAAATCTTATGTTATTGAAACACACTGCTGGGGATTAGGAAATGAATTCTGTCAATTTGAGATTAAATTAATTAACAAACCAAAAAAATAA